The uncultured Subdoligranulum sp. genomic sequence CCGTGCTGCGCGCAATGCAAACGGCGTGGTGCTTATGTATGCCGATGAGGTTACACCCAGCATGGAACGCGCCATCATGGAGACGGAGCGCCGCCGCGCCATTCAGGATGCCTACAACCAGGAACATGGCATTACCCCCAAGACCATCGTCAAGGCCATTGGAGACGGGCTGGAAATCAGCATGAGCGAGGAAAACAAGCGGATGCGTCAGCACCGCATGAGCCGTGCCGAACGCCAGCAGACGATCGAGCGGTTGACCAAGGAAATGAAAGAGGCAGCCCGGCTGCTGCAGTTTGAACTGGCTGCCCAACTCCGCGATGAGATCGCACGGCTGCAGCGGGGGGAAGACCCCACCGCAGCGGACGCCAGTGAGCGGAAAGCGACCGCCAAGATACGCAAGGGCAGGAGGAAATATAAAAATTGAGTACTGCACCGAAAGAAACCAAGCGGAAATCCAAGATTCAAATTGACCCCAACAACCGCATTGTCATCAAGGGCGCCCGGGAGCACAATCTGAAGAATGTGAGCCTGGAACTGCCGCGCAACAAGCTGATCGTCATGACGGGGCTGTCGGGATCCGGCAAGTCCAGCCTGGCCTTTGATACGATTTTTGCGGACGGACAGCGCCGGTATATGGAGAGTCTCTCCAGCTACGCCCGGCAGTTCCTGGGACAGATGGAAAAACCGGATGTGGATGAGATCACGGGACTTTCCCCGGCCATCTCCATTGATCAGAAAACCACCAGCCACAACCCGCGTTCCACCGTGGGCACCGTTACCGAAATCTATGACTACCTGCGTCTGATGTACGCGCGGATCGGTGTGCCGCATTGCCCGATCTGCGGTCGGGAGATTACCCAGCAGTCCATTGACGAGATGGTGGACGAGGTGATGAAGCTGCCGGAACGTACCCGGTTCCAGGTACTGGCGCCAGTGGTCCGGGGGCGCAAGGGCACCCAGGCCAAGGAACTGGATGCGGCACGCCGCGCCGGTTTTGCCCGTGTCCGGATCGACGGGAACATGTATGATCTCAGCGAGGAGATCAGTCTGGAAAAGAATATCAAGCATACCGTGGAGATCGTGGTGGACCGCCTTGTCATCAATGATACGGTGCGCGGACGGCTGGCGGATTCTATCGAGACGGCTCTGGCCCAGACCGGCGGTCTGGTTCTGGTGGATGTGATCGGCGGCGAGCCCATGATGTTCAGCCAGAGCTATGCCTGCCCGGAGCACGGCGTTTCGGTGGAGGAACTGACGCCCCGGATGTTCAGCTTCAACAACCCCTTCGGCGCCTGCGAAAAGTGCACGGGCCTCGGCACTTTCATGAAGGTGGACCCCGCCCGTGTTATCCCGGATAAGCGCAAATCCATCCGGGAAAGCGCCATCAAAGCCAGTGGCTGGTACTATGCGGAGGGTTCCATCTCCGAGATGACCTATCGGGCCCTTGGCAAGCGGTACGGCTTTACACTGGATACACCCATCAAGGACTTCAGCAAGGAAGCCCTGCATGCGCTGCTGTACGGTACCGGCGAGGAGCGCATCGAGATGCAGCGGGAGAGCATGTTCGGTTCGGGCACCTATTACAACCAGTTTGAGGGCATCATTCCCAATCTGGAGCGGCGCTTCCGGGAGACGAGCAGCGAGTGGGTCAAGGAAGAAATTGCCCTGGTGATGTCCAGTGAGGAATGCCCCGCCTGCCATGGCCGCCGCCTGAAGCCCACGAGCCTGGCGGTGACGGTGGGCGGCATCAACATCGCGGATTTCTGTGATAAGAGCGTCAGTGAGGAACTGGAGTTCATCCGAAATGCCAAGGTCAGCGAACGGGATGAGATGATCGGTGCCCCCATTTTCAAGGAAGTCAAGGAACGTCTGGGTTTCCTGGAAAGTGTGGGCCTGGGCTATCTGACCCTGTCCCGGGGCGCTGCCTCCCTTTCGGGCGGCGAAAGCCAGCGCATTCGTCTTGCCACACAGATTGGCAGTGCGCTAACGGGCGTGTTGTATGTGCTGGATGAGCCCAGCATCGGTTTGCACCAGCGCGACAACGACAAGCTGATCGCCACGATGAAACGCCTGCGCGATCTGGGCAATACCCTGATCGTGGTGGAGCATGATGAAGACACCATGCGGCAGGCGGACTACATTGTGGATGTGGGACCGGGTGCCGGTGTCCACGGCGGTGAGATCGTGGCAGCGGGCAGTGTGGCCGATATCTGCAAGGTGAAGCGGAGCATTACCGGCGCCTATCTTTCGGGGCGCAAGTACGTGGAAGTGCCGGAAACCCGTCGGGAGGGGAACGGCAAGTACCTCCGGGTAGTCAAAGCCCATGAGAATAACCTGCAGAATATCACGGTAGACTTCCCGCTGGGGAAAATGATCTGCGTGACCGGTGTATCCGGCTCCGGCAAATCCACACTGGTGAATGAGATCCTCTACAAGACGCTGGCGGCAGCCCTGAACGGTGCCCGCAGCCGTCCCGGACAGTGCGAGGAAGTGCAGGGCATGGAATGGGTGGACAAGGTCATCGGTATTGATCAGTCGCCCATCGGGCGCACACCGCGCTCCAACCCCGCCACCTATACCGGCGTGTTTGGAGATATCCGCGCGCTGTTTGCCAGCACGCAGGATGCCAAGATGCGCGGGTACGGCCCGGGACGGTTCAGCTTCAACGTCAAGGGCGGCCGCTGTGAAGCCTGCGAGGGCGGCGGTATCCTGCAGATCGAGATGCATTTCCTGCCGGATATCTACGTGCCCTGTGATGTCTGCAAGGGCAAGCGGTACAACCGGGAAACGCTGGAAGTCAAGTACAAGGACAAGAACATCTCCGATGTGCTGGATATGACGGTGGAGGAAGCCTGCAACTTCTTCGCCAACATCCCCAAAATCGCCCGCAAGCTGCAGACGCTGCAGGAGGTCGGCCTTGGCTATATTCAGCTGGGGCAGGCTGCGACAACGCTGTCGGGCGGTGAAGCCCAGCGGGTGAAGCTGGCCAACGAACTGGCACGCCGCGGAACCGGGCAGACCGTGTATATTCTGGACGAACCCACCACCGGTCTGCATGTGGCCGATGTGCACCGTCTGGTCAAGGTGCTGGACAAACTGGTGGACGCGGGCAATACGGTGATCGTTATTGAGCACAATCTGGATGTGATCAAGCGCGCCGACTATATCATTGACTTGGGACCGGAAGGCGGCAGCGGCGGCGGCCGCATTGTGGCAACCGGTACGCCGGAAGAGGTGGCGGAAAACCCCAACTCCTTCACGGGACAGTATCTGAAACCCATGCTGGAACGGGCCCGGGAACTGCAGAAGAAAACGAAATAAGAGGCAGGGCGCCCGCCAGGCGGGCGCCCTTGCTTTTTGCAAGGGGACCACAGCATAGCGTGGTGGGAAGAAAAAGCGAAAACAAGCGCTTGTACTTTTGGAAGCAATTTGCTATACTATTACGGTATATTGGATTTGTGTGCCCTTAAGGAGAATTCTTTTGGAAAAACTGACTTATACTCACAACGACGAAGCCGCCCAGGTGCTGGCGGCTTATTACGAAACACCGCCGCTGGCCTATGTGCGCAGCTATGGCTGCCAGCAGAATGTCAACGACGGTGAAAAGATCCGCGGTGTACTGCAGGATGTGGGGTTCGGCATCTGCGATACGCTGGAAGATGCCGATCTGATCCTCTTCAATACCTGCGCCGTACGGGAACACGCGGAGCAGCGGGTCTTCGGCAACATCGGTGCGCTGAAGAAACTCAAGGAGCAGAATCCGCGGCTGATCATCGGTGTATGTGGCTGCATGGCCCAGCAGGCTCATATCGTGGAAAAACTGCGCCAGAGCTATCCTTATGTGGATCTTGTCTTTGGTGTGGACGGAATCGACCGTCTGCCGGCCATGCTGGAGGAACGTCTGCGCCGCGGCAAACGCTATCTGGAAAAGCCGGAACCGCGCAATGCCGTGGTGGAGGATATGCCGATCCGCCGCGATTCCGGCTTCCGCGCCTGGCTGCCCATCATGTACGGGTGCGACAATTTCTGCACCTATTGTATTGTACCCTATGTACGTGGCCGGGAACGCAGCCGGGAACCGGAGGCCATCCTGGCCGAGTTCCGGGATCTGGTCGCAAAGGGATACAAAGAAATTACGCTGCTGGGGCAGAATGTCAACAGCTATGGCAAAGGGCTGGAAAACGCCATCGATTTTGCCGACCTGCTGAATCTGCTCTGCGCCGTACCCGGGGACTATCAGATCCGGTTCATGACCAGCCATCCCAAGGATGCCAGCCGCAAACTGATCGACACCATTGCGGCACAGCCCCACCTGTGCAAGCACATTCATCTGCCGGTTCAGTCCGGCAGCGACCGGCTGCTCCAGCAGATGAACCGGCACTACACGGTGGAGCAGTACCTGGAACTGGTGGACTACGCCCGCAAAAAAATCCCGGGAGTGACCTTCTCCAGCGACATCATCGTGGGATTCCCCGGGGAAACCGAGGAAGATTTTGAGGCAACACTGGATCTTGTGCGCAAGGTCGGCTATATGCAGCTGTTTACCTTCATCTATTCCAAGCGCAACGGGACCCCGGCAGCCAAGATGCCCGATCCCACCACTCATGCGGAGAAGGCTGCCCGCATGGAACGGTTGCTGCGTACCCAGGATGAGATTGCGTTTTCCGCCATTGCCGCCATGGCCGGACAGACCGTGCGGGTGCTGGTGGAAGCGGCCGGGCGCACGCCCGGAACGGTGAACGGCCGTCTGGACAACAATCTGGTGGTGGAATTCCCCGCCGAAGAGACGCTGATCGGCCAGTGGGCGCAGGTGCATCTCACAGGATCCCGCGCTGCCCTTCTGACCGGCGAACTGGTCAGCGAATAAACAACATAATAAAGGAGTTACTAAAATGGATTGCATGGATTTGTTTAAGAAAGCGGCTGCGGCGATGCAGACCGATCCCCGTTACCTCGAACTGGACGCGGCGCGCCGTGCCAACGATGCCGACCAGGAACTGCAGGGCATGATCGGGGAGTTCAACCTGGCCCGGCTGGACCTCAACAACGAGAGCACCAAGGCGGAAACGGATGCCGCCCGGGTGGCGGAACTGAACAAGAAAATCAATGACCTGTATACCCAGATCATGGCCAGCGAGGGCATGGTCCGCTATACGGCTGCCAAGGCGGAGTGTGAAGCTATGGTCAGCTATATCGACGCCATTATCAACACTGCCATGAATGGCGGAGACCCCATGACTGTACAGCAGCCCTCCGGAAGCTGCACCGGCAGCTGTGCCACCTGCGGCGGATGCCACTAAAAAATACCCAAACCCAGGATTTATAAGAGATAACAGGAGTGTGAAACATGGCCGAACAAGCAGTATCGCCCATGATGAAGCAGTATTTTGAGATC encodes the following:
- the uvrA gene encoding excinuclease ABC subunit UvrA, translating into MSTAPKETKRKSKIQIDPNNRIVIKGAREHNLKNVSLELPRNKLIVMTGLSGSGKSSLAFDTIFADGQRRYMESLSSYARQFLGQMEKPDVDEITGLSPAISIDQKTTSHNPRSTVGTVTEIYDYLRLMYARIGVPHCPICGREITQQSIDEMVDEVMKLPERTRFQVLAPVVRGRKGTQAKELDAARRAGFARVRIDGNMYDLSEEISLEKNIKHTVEIVVDRLVINDTVRGRLADSIETALAQTGGLVLVDVIGGEPMMFSQSYACPEHGVSVEELTPRMFSFNNPFGACEKCTGLGTFMKVDPARVIPDKRKSIRESAIKASGWYYAEGSISEMTYRALGKRYGFTLDTPIKDFSKEALHALLYGTGEERIEMQRESMFGSGTYYNQFEGIIPNLERRFRETSSEWVKEEIALVMSSEECPACHGRRLKPTSLAVTVGGINIADFCDKSVSEELEFIRNAKVSERDEMIGAPIFKEVKERLGFLESVGLGYLTLSRGAASLSGGESQRIRLATQIGSALTGVLYVLDEPSIGLHQRDNDKLIATMKRLRDLGNTLIVVEHDEDTMRQADYIVDVGPGAGVHGGEIVAAGSVADICKVKRSITGAYLSGRKYVEVPETRREGNGKYLRVVKAHENNLQNITVDFPLGKMICVTGVSGSGKSTLVNEILYKTLAAALNGARSRPGQCEEVQGMEWVDKVIGIDQSPIGRTPRSNPATYTGVFGDIRALFASTQDAKMRGYGPGRFSFNVKGGRCEACEGGGILQIEMHFLPDIYVPCDVCKGKRYNRETLEVKYKDKNISDVLDMTVEEACNFFANIPKIARKLQTLQEVGLGYIQLGQAATTLSGGEAQRVKLANELARRGTGQTVYILDEPTTGLHVADVHRLVKVLDKLVDAGNTVIVIEHNLDVIKRADYIIDLGPEGGSGGGRIVATGTPEEVAENPNSFTGQYLKPMLERARELQKKTK
- the miaB gene encoding tRNA (N6-isopentenyl adenosine(37)-C2)-methylthiotransferase MiaB produces the protein MEKLTYTHNDEAAQVLAAYYETPPLAYVRSYGCQQNVNDGEKIRGVLQDVGFGICDTLEDADLILFNTCAVREHAEQRVFGNIGALKKLKEQNPRLIIGVCGCMAQQAHIVEKLRQSYPYVDLVFGVDGIDRLPAMLEERLRRGKRYLEKPEPRNAVVEDMPIRRDSGFRAWLPIMYGCDNFCTYCIVPYVRGRERSREPEAILAEFRDLVAKGYKEITLLGQNVNSYGKGLENAIDFADLLNLLCAVPGDYQIRFMTSHPKDASRKLIDTIAAQPHLCKHIHLPVQSGSDRLLQQMNRHYTVEQYLELVDYARKKIPGVTFSSDIIVGFPGETEEDFEATLDLVRKVGYMQLFTFIYSKRNGTPAAKMPDPTTHAEKAARMERLLRTQDEIAFSAIAAMAGQTVRVLVEAAGRTPGTVNGRLDNNLVVEFPAEETLIGQWAQVHLTGSRAALLTGELVSE
- a CDS encoding YlbF family regulator translates to MDCMDLFKKAAAAMQTDPRYLELDAARRANDADQELQGMIGEFNLARLDLNNESTKAETDAARVAELNKKINDLYTQIMASEGMVRYTAAKAECEAMVSYIDAIINTAMNGGDPMTVQQPSGSCTGSCATCGGCH